One window of the Candidatus Melainabacteria bacterium genome contains the following:
- a CDS encoding DUF4279 domain-containing protein — translation MASWLCKPRMELGLHHKLACEDIKVKSLDPKCLEVFLWIHGRDLVPDETTNSLKLEPTKTHTESKIKQWILSSCNFQPNDHLINHMDSILDQIEVKHEELEEIRRRGNQTVLYCKLAVDDDQAVFAFDPMLTSRVAKLGLLFTLDVSYPVAPR, via the coding sequence ATGGCTTCATGGTTGTGCAAGCCACGGATGGAACTTGGTTTACACCATAAACTTGCCTGTGAGGATATCAAAGTGAAATCGCTTGATCCTAAATGTCTCGAAGTTTTCTTATGGATCCATGGTAGAGATTTAGTTCCAGATGAAACTACCAATTCGCTGAAGTTGGAGCCGACAAAAACTCACACCGAAAGCAAGATTAAACAGTGGATACTGAGCAGCTGCAATTTTCAGCCGAACGATCATCTGATAAATCACATGGACTCAATCTTAGATCAAATCGAAGTCAAACACGAAGAGCTTGAAGAAATTCGTCGACGTGGGAATCAAACAGTTTTGTACTGCAAACTTGCCGTCGATGATGATCAAGCGGTTTTTGCGTTTGACCCAATGCTTACAAGCCGTGTTGCTAAGCTGGGACTTTTATTCACTCTTGATGTGTCCTATCCAGTTGCCCCAAGGTAG
- a CDS encoding CAP domain-containing protein: MKNLTTWSLIMTLLSQGSSALGSPNDHPMSLVEAREYMLSLVNRDRMANHLPKLLMDTTASAAGQIHSDEMAQKGYISHWDTSGKKPIQRYTEAGGSDHVSENLCLVSTRVFSTEALAKQSKPTHLFSKDELNDLEKSFMTETPPNDGHRVQILTPEHNKVGFGLSFFVNAQNDGHLAIAQEFLNAYGRYSKLPSSIVRGRVFQVSGTFSPGVNFYSLSIYREPMPKSISKADLNNGPRELAYSDNAIVTYFPTDKNVKTAMVKGAQCFSVQITPDRDWQSGLYYVSVCAVKLKRNDVIEVSTRTTSLN, translated from the coding sequence GTGAAAAATTTGACGACATGGTCTCTGATTATGACGTTGCTGTCGCAAGGCTCCAGCGCACTTGGATCGCCGAATGACCATCCGATGTCGTTAGTTGAAGCACGTGAATATATGCTGAGTTTGGTCAATAGAGATCGAATGGCAAATCATCTGCCAAAGTTGTTGATGGATACGACTGCTTCCGCTGCAGGTCAAATCCATTCGGACGAAATGGCACAAAAGGGTTACATCAGCCATTGGGATACTTCTGGTAAAAAACCAATTCAAAGATATACTGAGGCTGGAGGAAGTGACCACGTCAGCGAGAATTTGTGTCTCGTATCTACAAGAGTCTTTTCGACTGAGGCTCTTGCAAAACAGTCAAAGCCTACTCACCTGTTTTCGAAAGACGAGCTTAACGATTTGGAGAAGAGTTTCATGACTGAAACACCTCCGAACGACGGGCATCGTGTTCAGATTCTGACGCCCGAACACAATAAGGTTGGTTTTGGTTTAAGCTTTTTCGTCAACGCTCAGAATGATGGACATTTGGCCATTGCGCAAGAGTTTCTTAACGCTTATGGAAGATACTCTAAGCTGCCATCGAGCATCGTTCGGGGACGTGTATTCCAAGTTTCGGGCACTTTCAGCCCTGGGGTGAACTTCTATTCTTTGTCGATTTACAGGGAACCGATGCCAAAGTCCATATCGAAGGCCGACTTGAATAACGGACCTAGAGAGTTAGCCTATTCAGACAATGCTATCGTCACATATTTTCCAACTGATAAAAACGTAAAAACAGCAATGGTTAAAGGTGCTCAGTGCTTTTCCGTACAGATAACTCCTGATAGGGACTGGCAATCGGGACTATATTACGTAAGCGTATGTGCTGTAAAACTCAAGAGAAACGACGTGATCGAAGTTTCAACCAGAACAACCAGCTTGAATTGA